The Streptomyces sp. NBC_01463 DNA window CTGGCGCCGCCGGTGAAGGACTGGGCGCCGAGCTGCTGGGTGAGCGAGCCGACCTGGAGGGCGATGACCGCGCCGAACGGGATGGAGACGAGGGCGGCGGGCAGGATCGTGACGCTGGCGACGAACCAGAACTGCTCGATGAACTCCCGCACCTGGAAAGGCCTTCGGAAGGTCTCCCGGCACACGGTCCCGGCGAGCGCGAACAGCCGGCCGGTCTCGCGCAGCGGGGCGAGGGCCTTGCTGGGGCGCGGGGCCTCGGGCGCCTTATTCGGAGCCGGGGCCGGGGGCCGGTCCTCCGGCGGCCCGGGGGGTATCACCGGCATGGGGGCCGTCATGGGCGCCCACCGCCCGCGGCGGCCGGGCTGTAGCTGTTGAGGATGGCGGTACGGGCCGCCTCGGGAAGCTGGCCCATCATCGACATGACCCGCTCCCGGCGGCGCAGGGCGCCCTGGCGCACCGGCAGGCCCGGCGAGGGCTCCAGCTGCGGGACGACGGTGCGCGGGGCGTTGGCCGAACTGATGCCCTGGCCGTAGCCATTGAGCTCCTCGGCGGCGAGCGTGGCGGCGTCCTTCTCCTCGGACATGCCGATGGGGCCTTCGCAGCGCCCGGCGAGGAACTGGTTGACCACGGGCAGATCGCTGGTCAGCAGCACCTCTCGCGGACCGAAGGTGACGAGGTTGCGGCAGAACAGCATCCCCATGTTGTCCGGGACCGTGGAGGCGATGTCGAGGTTGTGGGTGACGATGAGCATCGTCGCGTCGATCTGGGCGTTCAGGTCGACGAGCAGCTGCGAGATGAACGCGGTGCGGACCGGGTCGAGGCCGGAGTCGGGCTCGTCGCAGAGGATGATCTGCGGGTCCAGGACGAGCGCCCGGGCCAGGCCGGCCCGCTTGCGCATACCGCCGGAGATCTCGCCGGGCAGCTTGTCCTCGGCACCGAGCAGACCCACCACGTCGATCCGCTCCATCACGATGCGGCGGATCTCGGATTCCTTCTTGCGGGTGTGCTCCCGGAGCGGGAACGCGATGTTGTCGAAGAGCGACATCGACCCGAAGAGCGCACCGTCCTGGAACATGAGGCCGAAAAGCTTTCGGGCCTCCATGATGTCCCGCTCGGAACCGTTCACCATGTCGACGCCATCGACGAGGACGCGACCCCGTTCAGGCTTGAGCAGGCCGATGATGGACTTGAGGAAGACGGTCTTTCCGGTGCCGGAAGGACCGAGCATCACGCTCACTTCACCGGCGGGCAGGGTGAGGCTGACGTCCTGCCAGATGTTCTGCTTGCCGAAGGACTTCGTCAGGCCTTCCACGACTACTTCGATTCCCATCGGCCCTCCCTCGACGTCTCGGTGAACGATGTCATCTGTCAGCGCTCCGGCTCTGAGAAATCCAATGGCGGCTCGTCACACATGCACCAGGAGGCGCACGTTATGTCCGCCGAAACCGCCAGGACAAGCCGTTGAGCAGCAGAGATCGGCGAACCATGTGCTCGATGTGGATCACTTGTCACCGAGTGACAAAACCGCTCGCAGGCTTTGTCGGAATCTGCGCAAGTTCTCCGGCGTGCGGATCGGGTTCCGAGTCCAGAGGGGCTGGAGCCGTGGGTCCCGACCGTGGGAGCGCCGGCCCAGGACAGAGGCTTCGGAGGCCGGCGCATTCCCGGTGCGGAATTCGGGCCGAGGGGGCTCGACCTGGACTCCGCAGGCGTCGAACGAACAGCTGGGGACACGTTTCCGTGCCGCTCACCCGGGACGCTACGGGTCAGTAACCTTTCTTCGCAATAGCGGTTCCGGAACTTTCTGCACAGCACTTCCGGGAAAGGGAATTCTTGTCACCACGTGACTGATCGGCGCGCGGAAACTATACGAATATGAGCCTCCCCGTCCGCACGCGGAACGGGCCCCGGTCTGCGGCGCGGCATGCCGAAGCCCGCCCCGACCAGGAGATTTCCCGGGTCGGGGCGGGCGGAGGCCGTTGCACCGAGGACGCGCACGGAATGACAAGGAGTGACGCGTCAGCCCTCAGTACGGCCG harbors:
- a CDS encoding ATP-binding cassette domain-containing protein, with the protein product MGIEVVVEGLTKSFGKQNIWQDVSLTLPAGEVSVMLGPSGTGKTVFLKSIIGLLKPERGRVLVDGVDMVNGSERDIMEARKLFGLMFQDGALFGSMSLFDNIAFPLREHTRKKESEIRRIVMERIDVVGLLGAEDKLPGEISGGMRKRAGLARALVLDPQIILCDEPDSGLDPVRTAFISQLLVDLNAQIDATMLIVTHNLDIASTVPDNMGMLFCRNLVTFGPREVLLTSDLPVVNQFLAGRCEGPIGMSEEKDAATLAAEELNGYGQGISSANAPRTVVPQLEPSPGLPVRQGALRRRERVMSMMGQLPEAARTAILNSYSPAAAGGGRP